The DNA sequence ATTTTATTTTATCAAGGGCTTTATTTATTAGGGCTTTATTAAAATCCTTATTCCGGAAAGTGTATATGATAGGATTAAGTAATGGTGTAAATATGGTGTAAAATAAGGAGAGGACTTTGCCCAGCACACCTATTTTTCCTCTAGTTGGAAATAAATACACAATGGTTATGGAACCAAAAAATATAGACACTACGATTAAGTGAGAGCTGCAGGTGGTAAATGCTTTTTGTCTCCCTGAAATGGATGGGATCCTCAAGATGGTTAAAACAATATAGATATATGATATAACAATCATGGTAAAAGGAGCTAGAACACAAAAGAAACCTATAACAATGGTCTGAATATGAACCCATGAAGAATCGGAGCAAGAAAGCTCAAGTATGGGTTGTATGTCACAGAAGAAGTGATCAATGATGTTTGGTCCACAGTAGTGTAGACTGCATAAAGACACAGAGTCAAGTAACATAACTTTAAAGCCCAGTAACCAAATGATTATCACTGATTTTATGCAAAACCTTTGGTTTATTATAGAattgtaatgcaagggcctgcagATGGCCAGGTAGCGATCGTAGGACATCACAGTCAGCATAAGACACTCAGAAACCTCAGCAGTTGCAAAGAAGGAAAACTGACTGATACATCCAGTAAGAGACATGGTACATCCATTATACAGTATGATATAAAGAAGGTTAGGAAGGATATTTGTACTTAGCATCATATCAAGAAATGATAATTGTGTAATGAAGAAGTACATGGGAGAATGAAGGTTTTTGCTTAGATGAATCAGGAACATGATAAGAAGGTTTCCAGACATGGTCACACAGTATATGATAAACAGCAATAAGAAAAGCAGAACTCTGATGCTTTCAATATTTTGAAATCCTAAAAGTACAACATTGGTTACATTGTTGTGATAGGCTACCTGGCAAGAGAATGGAATATGAATTACATTAATAATAACAAAGCAGCAGCAAATATTTATGTAGCTCCATCATCTCCTGTGGCAATGCAAGgataagtaataaaaataatagggAAGGAGGACCCCCACCATTCCAACATCCAAATATTAGAAAGAAGTATTCAGAACGTAAACTGGACTTTCTCAAAAAATAGCGGATTTtgtgggcacaacatgaggcagtACATGTAAAAACACAATGATCTTTATTACAATTATAGTTAAAAACCACACACTAAGGTGTACGTTTATCAAACAGAGAAGAGCCGAGATCCTGATGATCATTGCTGtgctcatctctcaggtgtgccagtttatgaagctgagatgaggagtggagaacatgttcttcactTCTTATTACCGGAcacacccttctgtcattcacttttacacagatgaccagtttatgaaggtgtAAAATATCTCTGCCCCAGGTTCTTCAGCGCAGAGGTGGAGAATATGGGTGAGAAGCTGCTGTGATGTGAGGAAGGaggcttctttcttcctaatatcagcaacagcaagcttaaagattgatataaataataactatatatgtttatgggtgtatatatatatatatatatatatatatatatatatatatatatatatatatatatatatatatatggacacagTATATACTGGGCCTTTTTTGTGCACATTTTGGTACAGTTTTTAATGcactttttgctgttttttttcaacacacattttgtcgtgttttttaaaatgcattttagcacatttttatgtgcattttgatgcttttttaacatgtattttggcTCATTTTTTACCTGCGTTTTTGTGTGCATTCCCGAAACACATACAAAATGCATGATATCTTTACGGTGCCATTATTTGTTATTGGCACCCCAAAAGTGGGTAGAAAATGTGCTGTTTGCCAAAATACGCATAAAAAGGAGATCACAGGCAGCCCTCCCCTTCTACACAGATCTCAGCTGTTCTCAGAGGAAAaacttctcctctgttctccctctgagaacAATTGTTCTCCATTTCATAAACAGGGTGCCAGAGGCTGGAGAAGATTTTCCTCTGAGAACTGAAATGAGATAAATTATCTCTGTTTGATAAGCATACACCTATATAAAATCACAAACAACACCTGCTACTCAACAGTAGTTCACACAGATACCCAATTACAAACATGGAGGCAAGGATCCAATCATATAGGTGTAAAAAAGTCCATCCACATATAGAATAATATGAGTAGATATCAAAAAGTCAGGTCCACAACTCCTCCATGCGTGCTTGTCAAAGCACGCATGGAGGAGTTGTAGACCTGACTTTTTGAGATTTTTTGAGAAAGTTCTACTTTGCTATTTGCTATTTTTTGAGAAAGTCTAGTTTACTTTCTCAATCCTTCCTTCAAATAAAAATAGTGTACATACATAAAATATTTTCAGTACACAAGGACAGTGCTCAGACTCAAAGTGGTTCCACCCTCTATTTAGTGCTCAGTACCACCCCTTTTTCAAAGAATATACAACCAagaatcattttgtggtgctatatATTTAGAATGGAATGTGTTAACCTCTTGGCTCCggctgcacgcaaatatgcggccccacggtGGGAGGGCCTTAGCGTGAATTAATTTAAATATATTTGCATGAATTATTTGTGTGAACTAGTGTAaatagagctgtgccgagagctGGGGGCTAATGGAAAGTTTACGATTGctactggtcacatgatcataaactctACCCTGCCTCCGGGCATCCTAAACCTCTTAACGGGCTAGGAGGCGCCGAAGGCAAGATGTTAATAGTAACAAGAAAGGCAGGGGAATGGAtccactgcagccagcaacaatacatcAATACATACATCAATAATAtatccccacagcaacaatagaacACCCAAAACAATATAACACCCAAACAAAAGTAGATCCACTCCAGCAACGATATAtcacccagcagccagcatcattagATCCCTCTCTCAAttgtagatccctcccagcaacaatttacCTTTCctgcaacaatatatccccccagAGAGGATAGattccccccagcagccagcatcaaccctccagcacaccccagcaccctttcatacattcattgctggaggtgctggaactgtgtTCCCCTGCGTCCCTACTGACACACAATTACCCATTAAATCCCTAAACAGCAATGACAAAATATATTAGGAGATAGGGTAATGCTGACGAGAGCTGAGCAGTGAAATAACTGATAGGAAAAtgattaaagtgtttttaaagcccaggaaaaaaaatgcaatatggtGCATCTTACCACTCCTTAGATGTGatgcctgcatttgttttctttttctatattTGCTTGCTTCATTATATATCATGCAAGCTCTTCCTCTTTCTTTTTAGTGGTGTTGCAAAATGGTTTTGCCATGCCGATTCTCTTATCTTGCCAGAGGGACCCGACTGAATGAAAACAATAGCCTTCTTGTGgtcttaaaatgtatctaaacccaagaacaaacattttatacaatgaagttaccagtccttagatgtggtgagcCTGTCAGCAGCATCTTTTTCTGTCCTAGAGTTACAACACTCAGTGACTGTACTGTGTCTCTGCAGGAGGAGCtgttacatactgtagttacatagtaggtgaggttgaaaaaagacacaagtccatcaagtccaacttatgcgtgtgattatatgtcagctgTATTGTCAACTAGGATAGGAAATGGGTTAGGAATGCAGAACTTAGACAGAGAAGTGGAAAATAAAGTGGTGGATAAATGAACTTCATAAAGTACcttgaattaaagtgattgtaaaggccatttaaaaaaaaataacaaacagatttatacttacctgttctgtgcaatagcTTGCACAGAGAAACCTCAATCTTCCTTTTCTCTGGTTTCCTGctagcgctcctggcttctcctcttctcagtgtgccacccTAGGAAACAGCTTCCTAGGGTAGCACACCTGCAGGCTTCATCCTGAGCCATGatgcctgtgtctatagacacagacagtgaggCTTgcccctgcccccactctctcctcacaggctgtgattgataacagcaggagccaatggctcccgttgctgtctctgagccagtgaggagagagagagagagacagtagcTCTGCAGTTGGATCAAgtttaggctcaggtaagtatttagggaggctgGGGGCAAAACATGAgaggttttttaccttagtgcagagaatgcaatgaggtaaaaaaaaaaaaacctttagcctttacaaccactttaaccacttaaggaccactccacatacatatactgtggcagggcatcccttaagtgcaaaatcacatacctgtacctgATTGGActcagcaggagccaatcagcgggttcagcagacgcgatgtccgctgggacccgccgatcattctgaGGAAAGGCAGAATGgtggtgtgcctatgtaaacaaaccaGATCGCCGTTCTACCAGAGGgcaaaatggagatcttgtgtttctgctaagcagaaacatggatctctatttcccccagtcaaagcccctcccccacagctagaaagcaccccctagggacacacttaaccctttgatcacccctgatgttaaaccccttccctgccagtgtcattagtacagtgacggtgcattcttttagcactgatcactgtaatcatgtcactggtccccaaaaagtgtcaaaagcttcAGCtaggtgtccaatgtgtccaccacaaAGTCCCAGTCCTGCTagaaatcactgatcgccgccattactagtaaaaaaaaaaaatccataaaaatatcccatagtttgtagactctataacttttgtgcaaaccaatcaatatacgcttattgggattgttttcccaaaaatatgtagcagaatacatattggcctaaattgattaagagatttgattttttacatgtgtttattaggtgtgttttatagcagaaagtaaaaaatattagtttttttttttcaaaattgtcaggttttttgtttatagcgcaaaaaataaaaaccacagaggttatcaaataccaccaaaagaaagctctatttatggggaaaaaatgacttaaattttatttgggtacagcgtcgcacgcctgCACAATTGACAGTTACATTAATGCagttctgtatcgcaaaaaatggcctggtcagaaagtgggtaaaaccttccggaactgaagtggttaaagcatatctaaacccaagaacaaaaatataataatttgcagcttaccagtcatcagatgtggtggctatATTAATTTTCCTCTACATTGTTtctctcctttattttcacctgtgacCTTGTGAATAATACAATTCCTGTCCTAAGTTGACAATGCACTCTGACTttgctgtatctatggaggagccatGGTTTCCACCCAGGCTGGATTTCAAACATGAACACCTTAGTTACAGGAGAATAATGGGGTTAGTGGTTTACACAAGTAAGATAACATTGTTTTACTCTTACAGGTCAGCTCACAAGAAATTGTAGGTATTCTGCTTTTCTGACAAATattaagaaaacaaatgcaaccaccacacctaaggactagcaagctgcaatatattacattttaattcttgggtttagttatgttACAATTTATATTTAAAAACTAAAATAGCTGCACTATGTTATTTTATGTCAAGGGTGTTACATTTTCTGTGGTCTCCTAACACCATAAAAATATTATTGCATACCTCAGTACCATGTGCGTTTGTAGATAAGACTTCTGGATATAACAGTTTGCTTTGAAAAGCCAACATTATTCATTGAGGAAAAATATGTTCTGATGAATAGAAGGCACTTCAGTGTATAAAGTATCCACCGTGTAAATCTgaaacattttatacattttttggtccTCTCTGTAATTAACTACACTGATGATTAGCCTTGTAAGTAGTCTTTCAGGAATTATGTTGTTTTAATATTGTATTTCCCCGGATACACATCATAAAGCAGCCATTCTTAGCTATGACTATGGGGAACCCTGAAGTTCCTCTGAAGGTTGCTGAGGGTCCCTTGAACTGTGGCTGGTTGACCTCCTCTCTGATGGCGCCAACACCGTTTTGGGCCCAACACCAATTGGCAGAGGCATTAGCAtgtcaccaatgatcttttttagctatttgtaagggtGTCATTCTGACAATTACTGTAAAGGGGGCATTATTTTTCCTGGCCACCTATGTAAGAGGCATTTTATCTACTGAAACCCAAATAATTAATTTCAGTAGGGGTTTTATGAGACCTGAATATTATTTCAAGGTTTCTCCCATGGGGTAAAAAATTATTTGAGAAAGGTTGTCTTAAAGGTTATGCAAAACTATTTATTTTAGTTTCGGATTGAAtatggaaggattagaacccctattGTGTTTCTATTGCCCAGA is a window from the Aquarana catesbeiana isolate 2022-GZ linkage group LG03, ASM4218655v1, whole genome shotgun sequence genome containing:
- the LOC141134258 gene encoding olfactory receptor 11A1-like; translation: MSGNLLIMFLIHLSKNLHSPMYFFITQLSFLDMMLSTNILPNLLYIILYNGCTMSLTGCISQFSFFATAEVSECLMLTVMSYDRYLAICRPLHYNSIINQRFCIKSVIIIWLLGFKVMLLDSVSLCSLHYCGPNIIDHFFCDIQPILELSCSDSSWVHIQTIVIGFFCVLAPFTMIVISYIYIVLTILRIPSISGRQKAFTTCSSHLIVVSIFFGSITIVYLFPTRGKIGVLGKVLSLFYTIFTPLLNPIIYTFRNKDFNKALINKALDKIKSDSGILW